In Gemmatimonadetes bacterium T265, one DNA window encodes the following:
- the ffh gene encoding signal recognition particle protein — MFDELTDKLEQTFARLRGKGTLTEADIKEGLREVRRVLLEADVNFQLTREFLERVEKEAIGVMQLKGVNPAQQIVKIVYDELRKMLGEQREGLKLSTIPPTVVMMVGLQGSGKTTTAGKLARKLKMEGRQTSLVAGDVYRPAAIDQLETVGQQVGVPVYANRDTKDVVRIAREGIERAKRDRDRVVIVDTAGRLQIDAELMDELKRVKAAVQPTEILFVADGMTGQEAVRIAQGFDEALGVTGVILTKMDGDARGGAALSIYGVIKKPIKFVGVGEKLDALEDFHPDRMAGRILQQGDVLTLVEKAQAAFDEDEARRMEKKVRKEGMDLEDFLTAMKQMQKLGPLENLLKLLPGVNSAMLKQIKIDPKRMKHVEAIILSMTPKERKKPDLINGSRRLRVAKGSGRPVQEVNALLEQFRGMQKMMKQMTGGPGGRPPKFPGGGGLPPRLPHGRR; from the coding sequence ATGTTCGACGAGCTGACCGACAAACTCGAGCAGACCTTCGCCCGGCTCCGCGGCAAGGGGACGCTCACCGAGGCCGACATCAAGGAGGGGCTGCGCGAAGTCCGCCGCGTCCTCCTCGAGGCGGACGTCAACTTCCAACTCACGCGCGAGTTCCTCGAGCGCGTCGAGAAGGAAGCGATCGGCGTCATGCAGCTCAAGGGCGTCAACCCCGCCCAACAGATCGTCAAGATCGTCTACGACGAGCTGCGCAAGATGTTAGGCGAGCAGCGCGAGGGGTTGAAGCTGAGCACCATCCCGCCCACGGTCGTGATGATGGTCGGGCTGCAGGGCTCGGGGAAGACGACCACGGCGGGCAAGCTCGCGCGCAAGCTGAAGATGGAGGGGCGCCAGACGAGCCTCGTCGCCGGCGACGTCTACCGGCCGGCGGCGATCGACCAGCTCGAGACCGTCGGCCAGCAGGTCGGCGTCCCCGTCTACGCCAACCGCGACACGAAGGACGTCGTGCGCATCGCGCGCGAGGGGATCGAGCGCGCCAAGCGCGACCGCGACCGCGTCGTGATCGTCGACACCGCGGGCCGGCTGCAGATCGACGCCGAGCTGATGGACGAGCTCAAGCGCGTCAAGGCGGCCGTGCAGCCGACCGAGATCCTCTTCGTCGCCGACGGCATGACGGGGCAGGAGGCGGTGCGCATCGCCCAGGGCTTCGACGAGGCGTTAGGCGTCACCGGCGTGATCCTGACCAAGATGGACGGCGACGCGCGCGGCGGCGCGGCGCTCTCGATCTACGGCGTCATCAAAAAGCCGATCAAGTTCGTCGGCGTCGGCGAGAAGCTCGACGCGCTGGAGGACTTCCACCCCGACCGCATGGCCGGGCGGATCCTCCAGCAGGGCGACGTCCTCACGCTCGTCGAGAAGGCGCAGGCGGCCTTCGACGAGGACGAGGCGCGGCGGATGGAGAAGAAGGTCCGCAAGGAGGGCATGGACCTCGAGGACTTCCTCACCGCCATGAAGCAGATGCAGAAGCTCGGGCCGCTCGAGAACCTGCTCAAGCTGCTGCCGGGGGTGAACTCGGCCATGCTCAAGCAGATCAAGATCGACCCGAAGCGCATGAAGCACGTCGAGGCGATCATCCTCTCGATGACGCCGAAGGAGCGCAAGAAGCCGGACCTCATCAACGGCTCGCGGCGGCTGCGCGTCGCGAAGGGCTCGGGGCGGCCGGTGCAGGAGGTCAACGCCCTGCTCGAGCAGTTCCGCGGCATGCAGAAGATGATGAAGCAGATGACCGGGGGGCCGGGCGGGCGCCCGCCCAAGTTCCCCGGCGGGGGCGGCCTGCCGCCCCGCCTGCCGCACGGGCGGCGTTAG
- a CDS encoding PIN domain-containing protein → MTRPAILLDTHAFLWLLQAPERLSADAAAAIRGAQLVFVSTATVLEAGTKYRIGKLPVVAPLVAAGWAEVLEHAGATPLAVSLADAALAGAHASAHRDPWDRLIAAQAVLRTLPVVSNDAALDTFDVARIW, encoded by the coding sequence ATGACTCGGCCGGCGATCCTGCTCGACACGCACGCGTTTCTGTGGCTCCTGCAAGCGCCCGAACGATTGAGCGCCGACGCGGCGGCGGCGATCCGCGGGGCGCAGCTGGTGTTCGTCAGCACCGCGACCGTGCTCGAAGCCGGCACCAAGTACCGGATCGGCAAGCTGCCGGTCGTCGCGCCACTCGTCGCCGCCGGATGGGCGGAGGTGCTGGAGCACGCCGGGGCGACACCCCTTGCGGTCTCGCTCGCAGACGCCGCGCTTGCCGGAGCCCACGCCAGCGCCCACCGCGACCCGTGGGACCGCCTCATCGCCGCGCAGGCCGTGCTTCGCACGCTCCCCGTCGTCTCGAACGACGCCGCCCTCGACACCTTCGACGTCGCCCGGATCTGGTGA
- a CDS encoding transcriptional regulator, protein MSACESQSLDPNCPHRLLLDQITDRWSVMVLTILDEQPARFNAIKRRLGGVTQKALTQSLRRLERNGLVTRRVVPVSPVAVEYQVTPLARTLLPPVRALYRWTVDHLPAVDAARRQFDAGRAATTGAV, encoded by the coding sequence ATGTCGGCATGTGAGTCGCAGTCGCTCGACCCGAACTGCCCCCACCGGCTCCTGCTCGACCAGATCACGGACCGCTGGTCGGTGATGGTTCTGACCATCCTCGACGAGCAGCCCGCGCGCTTCAACGCGATCAAGCGCCGACTCGGCGGCGTGACGCAGAAGGCGCTGACCCAGAGCTTGCGCCGCCTCGAGCGGAACGGGCTCGTCACCCGGCGCGTCGTCCCGGTCTCGCCAGTCGCCGTCGAGTACCAGGTCACGCCGCTCGCGCGCACGCTCCTGCCGCCGGTCAGAGCGCTGTACCGCTGGACGGTGGACCATCTGCCGGCCGTCGACGCGGCGCGGCGGCAGTTCGACGCCGGGCGCGCCGCGACGACCGGGGCGGTGTAG
- a CDS encoding 12-oxophytodienoate reductase yields the protein MTITQTAPPRGPHTDVLFQPFRLKSLVLENRIVMAPMTRVFSPGGVPGENVAAYYRRRAASDVGLILSEGTVVDRPAARNEGAIPVFHGDAALAGWQRVVDGVHAAGGRMGPQLWHVGAVPGQSGWEPPGPVESPSGLVAPDTPRGRAMSEQDVADTIAAFGRAAADAQRLGFDVVEIHGAHGYLIDEFFWAGTNRRTDRWGGATLPDRARFAVEVVRAVRAAVGPDFPVILRLSQWKQQDYKARLADTPDAMAAWLTPLVEAGADVLHCSQRRFWEPEFPELDGADGLNFAGWAKKLTGAATISVGSVGLSGDFFSAFGGQGSTPVGLEALVERMERGDFDLIAVGRALLGDPQWVAKVRAGDRAGLLDFSPAAMGELV from the coding sequence ATGACCATCACGCAGACTGCCCCGCCGCGCGGCCCGCACACGGACGTGCTCTTCCAGCCGTTCCGCCTCAAGTCGCTCGTCCTCGAGAACCGCATCGTGATGGCGCCGATGACGCGCGTGTTCTCGCCCGGCGGCGTGCCGGGGGAGAACGTGGCCGCGTACTACCGCCGACGCGCGGCGAGCGACGTCGGGCTGATCCTGTCCGAGGGGACCGTCGTCGACCGGCCGGCCGCGCGCAACGAGGGCGCGATCCCTGTGTTCCACGGCGACGCGGCGCTTGCCGGCTGGCAGCGCGTGGTCGACGGCGTGCACGCGGCGGGCGGCCGTATGGGCCCGCAGCTCTGGCACGTCGGCGCGGTGCCCGGCCAGTCCGGCTGGGAGCCGCCGGGCCCGGTCGAGAGTCCGTCCGGCCTCGTCGCCCCCGACACGCCGCGCGGGCGGGCGATGAGCGAGCAGGACGTGGCTGATACGATCGCGGCCTTCGGACGGGCGGCCGCCGACGCGCAACGGCTCGGCTTCGACGTGGTCGAGATCCACGGCGCGCACGGCTACCTCATCGACGAGTTCTTCTGGGCCGGCACCAACCGGCGCACCGACCGCTGGGGCGGCGCGACGCTGCCCGACCGCGCGCGGTTCGCGGTCGAGGTCGTCCGGGCCGTGCGGGCGGCGGTCGGCCCCGACTTCCCCGTGATCCTGCGCCTCAGCCAGTGGAAGCAGCAGGACTACAAGGCGCGGCTGGCCGACACGCCCGACGCGATGGCCGCGTGGCTCACGCCGCTCGTCGAGGCCGGGGCGGACGTGCTGCACTGCTCGCAGCGCCGCTTCTGGGAGCCGGAGTTTCCGGAACTCGACGGCGCCGACGGACTCAACTTCGCGGGGTGGGCGAAGAAGCTGACCGGCGCCGCGACGATCAGCGTCGGCTCGGTCGGGCTGTCGGGCGACTTCTTCAGCGCCTTCGGCGGCCAGGGCTCCACGCCGGTCGGGCTCGAGGCACTCGTCGAGCGCATGGAGCGCGGCGACTTCGACCTGATCGCGGTCGGCCGCGCGCTACTCGGCGACCCGCAGTGGGTGGCGAAGGTGCGCGCGGGCGACCGGGCGGGGCTGCTGGACTTCAGTCCGGCGGCGATGGGCGAGTTGGTCTGA
- a CDS encoding rRNA methyltransferase, giving the protein MRLLTLARDLTRRKARERHGLFVVEGVRAVEAALAADVAVRGALVAPALLATPRGATVRAALDAHVVDVLEVDDAAFASAADTGTPQGVLLIAERPAASLDALAAAARGPSDECRFLVLDAVQDPGNVGTLVRAAAALGATGVVALPGTADLWSAKVVRAGMGAHFALPVLHAPLDALGAMLVAADVPLWGADGAGEPVDTAAERAPTRLALVVGNEGAGLGTAVRAAAVALVRVPSTGRVESLNAAVAGSILLYALRPAALRGQDGPPLAPG; this is encoded by the coding sequence GTGCGGCTCCTAACGCTCGCGCGGGACCTGACGCGCCGGAAGGCGCGCGAGCGGCATGGGCTGTTCGTCGTCGAAGGCGTCCGCGCGGTCGAGGCGGCTCTCGCCGCCGACGTTGCCGTGCGTGGCGCGCTTGTAGCCCCGGCGCTACTCGCGACCCCGCGGGGCGCGACCGTGCGGGCCGCGCTCGACGCACATGTCGTGGACGTGCTCGAAGTCGACGACGCGGCGTTCGCGAGCGCGGCCGACACCGGCACCCCTCAGGGCGTGCTCCTCATCGCCGAACGGCCCGCGGCGTCGCTCGACGCGCTCGCGGCCGCAGCCCGCGGCCCGTCGGACGAATGCCGGTTCCTCGTCCTCGACGCGGTCCAGGATCCCGGAAACGTCGGCACGCTCGTCCGCGCCGCCGCCGCGCTCGGCGCCACTGGGGTCGTCGCGCTGCCCGGCACGGCCGACCTGTGGAGTGCCAAGGTGGTGCGTGCCGGGATGGGTGCGCACTTCGCCCTCCCGGTCCTTCACGCGCCGCTCGACGCGCTCGGCGCGATGCTCGTCGCGGCCGACGTGCCGCTCTGGGGCGCCGACGGGGCGGGGGAGCCAGTCGACACGGCCGCCGAACGCGCCCCGACGCGCCTTGCGCTCGTGGTCGGAAACGAGGGCGCGGGGCTCGGGACTGCGGTCCGTGCCGCGGCCGTCGCGCTCGTCAGGGTGCCGAGCACGGGACGCGTCGAGTCGTTGAACGCGGCCGTCGCCGGCTCGATTCTGTTGTACGCGTTGCGACCCGCCGCCTTGCGGGGGCAGGATGGACCCCCGCTTGCGCCGGGGTGA
- the deoD gene encoding purine nucleoside phosphorylase → MGLPPSGVMPADVSADAAAADRYGAAAARGAAEAVRDRLGLGDGAPAPVCAIVLGSGLGDLAGDVAEARRVPFAEVPGFPATTVEGHAGTLVSGTLAGRPVLALAGRFHLYEGHPAPLAAYAVRVVHALGARTLFASNAAGGVRRTLGPGDLMVIADHLNLTGRNPLVGPQQPGDLRFPDMSEPYDAGLRALLREAARAAGVPVAEGVYAALLGPSFETPAEVRLLERVGADAVGMSTVPETIVARALGMRVAGVSLVTNAGTGYTGQPLTHAEVLDAGREASGRFRALVAEFVRRLG, encoded by the coding sequence ATGGGCCTCCCCCCGTCCGGCGTCATGCCCGCCGACGTGTCCGCGGACGCCGCCGCGGCCGACCGCTACGGCGCGGCCGCCGCGCGCGGCGCCGCGGAAGCCGTGCGCGACCGGCTCGGGCTTGGCGACGGCGCGCCCGCGCCCGTCTGCGCGATCGTCCTCGGCTCCGGCCTCGGCGACCTCGCGGGCGACGTCGCGGAGGCGCGGCGCGTGCCCTTCGCCGAGGTGCCGGGCTTCCCCGCGACGACGGTCGAGGGGCACGCGGGGACGCTCGTGAGCGGCACGCTTGCGGGGCGGCCGGTGCTCGCGCTCGCCGGGCGCTTCCACCTCTACGAGGGGCACCCCGCGCCGCTCGCCGCCTACGCGGTGCGCGTCGTGCACGCGTTAGGCGCGCGCACGCTCTTCGCGAGCAACGCCGCCGGCGGCGTGCGGCGCACGCTCGGGCCGGGCGACCTGATGGTCATCGCCGACCACCTCAACCTCACCGGCCGCAACCCGCTCGTCGGCCCGCAGCAGCCCGGCGACCTGCGCTTCCCCGACATGTCGGAGCCGTACGACGCCGGGCTCCGCGCGCTGCTGCGCGAGGCGGCGCGAGCCGCCGGCGTGCCCGTCGCCGAGGGCGTCTACGCCGCGCTCCTCGGCCCGAGCTTCGAGACCCCGGCGGAAGTACGCCTGCTCGAGCGGGTCGGTGCCGACGCGGTCGGGATGTCGACCGTGCCGGAGACGATCGTCGCGCGCGCGTTAGGCATGCGCGTCGCGGGCGTGAGCCTCGTGACCAACGCGGGGACCGGCTACACCGGGCAGCCGCTCACGCACGCGGAGGTGCTCGACGCGGGGCGCGAGGCCTCGGGGCGGTTCCGGGCGCTCGTCGCGGAGTTCGTGCGGCGGCTGGGATGA
- the lon_1 gene encoding Lon protease, producing MARSQRKDEILHSELPPTLPLMALRSTIVYPLGTIAVQMGAPENLALLRAHDAPGEIVALVVAHGDHEEPIDNGRFLGRVGVAARVHERINLPGETVQITLQGLRRITIDSIDQVTPYPIARVRPAYDVLEPDGGDDEADGEAAEGARSAVDALVNRVVSAAETLSTLVERIPDEVPAILKMNVSDPGRFADLAATNMNLRIADKDEVLQKLEVADRLRFILSRLEREVGRAQVMEQVKKQTEIKIEQHQREFYLRQQLRAIQTELGETDPGEKESGEILKRIEDADLPERVAQEARREVERLRMLSTASSEYQVVRTYLDWVLSLPWHGAEDPPEIDLKVVEDALGERHYGLAEAKDRIVEYLAVRKLKGGRSAGPILCFAGPPGTGKTSLGEVIAKAIGRQFYRISVGGVRDEAEIRGHRRTYVGSMPGLLVQAMRRVGVKDPVFLIDEIDKMSGGGPAGDPTAAMLEVLDPNQNSTFVDHYLNLPFDLSQVLFICTANNVYDIPGPLRDRLEVIRIAGYTVEEKVEIAWRYTIPQLLEEHGLVEHDLVFTDEILSFVANRYSREAGLRNFSRNLATLMRKRARRKAEGDDAAWVLDNAAVEEVLGPPRYAVEAAEREAEVGVVTGLAWTSTGGDLMSIEALRMPGTGKLTVTGQLGDVMRESVDAALSYVRSRAATLGVDDKAFREHDIHVHFPAGAVPKDGPSAGIAITLAIASVLSRRPVRRDLAMTGEVTLRGKVLEIGGVKEKVLAAYRAGLREVILPKANEKDLRDVPAEVREGTTFTFVASMDEVLRIALLPAAVPRADLAPESAAATAPLADGDTLSVGEHHRTPAARSDAGIIGHGEPAA from the coding sequence ATGGCCCGTTCTCAGCGCAAGGACGAGATCCTCCACTCCGAACTGCCGCCGACGCTGCCGCTCATGGCGCTGCGCTCGACGATCGTCTACCCGCTCGGCACGATCGCCGTGCAGATGGGCGCGCCGGAGAACCTCGCGCTGCTGCGCGCCCACGACGCGCCGGGCGAGATCGTCGCGCTCGTCGTCGCGCACGGCGACCACGAGGAGCCGATCGACAACGGGCGCTTCCTCGGCCGCGTCGGCGTCGCGGCGCGCGTGCACGAGCGCATCAACCTGCCGGGCGAGACGGTCCAGATCACGCTCCAGGGCCTGCGCCGCATCACGATCGACTCGATCGATCAGGTGACGCCGTACCCGATCGCGCGCGTGCGCCCGGCGTACGACGTGCTCGAGCCCGACGGCGGGGACGACGAGGCGGACGGGGAGGCGGCCGAGGGCGCGCGCTCGGCCGTCGACGCGCTCGTCAACCGCGTCGTGAGCGCGGCCGAGACGCTGTCGACGCTCGTCGAGCGCATCCCCGACGAGGTGCCGGCGATCCTCAAGATGAACGTCTCCGACCCGGGCCGGTTCGCCGACCTCGCGGCGACGAACATGAACCTGCGCATCGCCGACAAGGACGAGGTGCTGCAGAAGCTCGAGGTCGCCGACCGGCTGCGCTTCATCCTCTCGCGGCTGGAGCGCGAGGTCGGGCGCGCGCAGGTGATGGAACAGGTCAAGAAGCAGACGGAGATCAAGATCGAGCAGCACCAGCGCGAGTTCTACCTGCGCCAGCAGTTGCGCGCGATCCAGACCGAGCTCGGCGAGACCGACCCCGGCGAGAAGGAGTCGGGGGAGATCCTCAAGCGCATCGAGGACGCCGACCTCCCCGAGCGGGTCGCGCAGGAAGCGCGGCGCGAGGTCGAGCGGCTGCGCATGCTCTCGACCGCGTCGAGCGAGTACCAGGTCGTGCGGACCTACCTCGACTGGGTGCTCTCGCTGCCGTGGCACGGCGCGGAGGACCCGCCCGAGATCGACCTCAAGGTCGTCGAGGATGCGTTAGGCGAGCGGCACTACGGGCTCGCCGAGGCGAAGGACCGCATCGTCGAGTACCTCGCGGTGCGCAAGCTCAAGGGCGGCCGCTCGGCGGGGCCGATCCTCTGCTTCGCGGGCCCGCCGGGGACGGGGAAGACGTCGCTCGGCGAGGTGATCGCGAAGGCGATCGGCCGGCAGTTCTACCGCATCTCGGTCGGCGGCGTGCGCGACGAGGCCGAGATCCGCGGGCACCGCCGCACGTACGTCGGGTCGATGCCGGGGCTGCTCGTCCAGGCGATGCGCCGCGTCGGCGTCAAGGACCCGGTGTTCCTCATCGACGAGATCGACAAGATGAGCGGCGGCGGCCCGGCCGGCGACCCGACGGCGGCGATGCTCGAGGTACTCGACCCGAACCAGAACTCGACGTTCGTCGACCACTACCTGAACCTGCCGTTCGACCTGTCGCAGGTGCTCTTCATCTGCACGGCCAACAACGTGTACGACATCCCGGGCCCGCTACGCGACCGGCTCGAGGTCATCCGCATCGCGGGCTACACGGTCGAGGAAAAGGTCGAGATCGCGTGGCGCTACACGATCCCGCAGCTGCTGGAGGAGCACGGGCTGGTCGAGCACGACCTCGTCTTCACCGACGAGATCCTCTCGTTCGTCGCGAACCGCTACTCGCGCGAGGCGGGGCTCCGCAACTTCTCGCGCAACCTCGCGACGCTCATGCGCAAGCGCGCGCGGCGCAAGGCCGAGGGCGACGACGCGGCGTGGGTGCTCGACAACGCGGCGGTCGAGGAGGTGTTAGGCCCGCCGCGCTACGCCGTCGAGGCGGCCGAGCGCGAGGCGGAAGTCGGCGTGGTGACCGGGCTCGCGTGGACGAGCACGGGCGGCGACCTGATGTCGATCGAGGCGCTCCGGATGCCGGGCACGGGCAAGCTCACCGTCACCGGCCAGCTCGGCGACGTGATGCGCGAGAGCGTCGACGCGGCGCTCTCCTACGTGCGCTCGCGCGCCGCGACGCTCGGCGTCGACGACAAGGCGTTCCGCGAGCACGACATCCACGTGCACTTCCCGGCGGGCGCGGTGCCCAAGGACGGCCCCTCCGCAGGGATCGCGATCACGCTCGCGATCGCGAGCGTGCTCTCGCGCCGCCCCGTGCGCCGCGACCTCGCGATGACGGGCGAGGTCACGCTGCGCGGCAAGGTGCTCGAGATCGGAGGGGTGAAGGAGAAGGTGCTCGCCGCGTACCGCGCGGGGCTGCGCGAGGTGATCCTGCCGAAGGCGAACGAGAAGGACCTGCGCGACGTGCCGGCCGAGGTGCGCGAGGGGACGACGTTCACGTTCGTGGCCTCGATGGACGAGGTGCTGCGGATCGCGCTTCTGCCCGCGGCGGTGCCGCGCGCTGACCTCGCGCCGGAGTCGGCCGCGGCGACGGCGCCACTCGCGGACGGGGATACGCTGAGCGTCGGGGAGCATCATCGGACACCGGCCGCGCGGAGCGACGCGGGGATAATCGGCCACGGCGAGCCGGCGGCCTGA
- the add gene encoding adenosine deaminase, translated as MPAEPEPPTEPLTDLLTQLPKAELHCHLDGSVRPATLLALGAELGVAMPAPTPAALGAYMRVDDARNLDDYLARFDVTLSVLQTEAALERVAYELAVDAAAEGVRYLEVRYAPVLNTRGVRDARRLDLHGAVEASLRGLARAERDADVVARVIVCAIRNQPPELALDAARVAVEYRTRGVVGFDLAGGEAGHPATRFARAFEYARGHDLACTCHAGEGAGAESVRDAVHGCACDRVGHGTRIIEDPSLLDYLVDRRTCVECCLTSNVQTHAVASYEAHPFRAYFDRGLNVVLNTDNRLMSGTTLVDEYAHAARRLGFTLPELARVARNGFAGAFLPYAGREALLARLAPEFDAVVREGAGAAALEAGVSMQVTA; from the coding sequence CGAACCCGAGCCGCCCACGGAGCCGCTCACCGACCTGCTCACGCAGCTCCCGAAGGCCGAGCTGCACTGCCACCTCGACGGCTCCGTCCGCCCGGCCACCCTGCTGGCCCTCGGCGCGGAGCTGGGCGTCGCGATGCCCGCGCCGACGCCGGCCGCCCTCGGCGCCTACATGCGCGTCGACGACGCGCGCAACCTCGACGATTACCTCGCGCGCTTCGACGTCACCCTCTCGGTCCTCCAGACCGAGGCCGCGCTCGAGCGCGTCGCCTACGAGCTCGCCGTCGACGCGGCCGCGGAGGGCGTGCGCTACCTCGAAGTGCGCTACGCGCCGGTGCTCAACACGCGCGGCGTGCGGGACGCGCGGCGGCTCGACCTGCACGGCGCGGTCGAGGCGTCGCTGCGCGGACTCGCGCGCGCCGAACGGGACGCCGACGTCGTCGCCCGGGTGATCGTCTGCGCCATCCGCAACCAGCCGCCCGAGCTCGCCCTCGACGCCGCGCGCGTGGCGGTCGAGTACCGCACCCGCGGCGTGGTCGGCTTCGACCTCGCAGGCGGCGAAGCGGGGCACCCGGCGACGCGCTTCGCGCGGGCGTTCGAGTACGCGCGCGGGCACGACCTCGCCTGCACCTGCCACGCGGGCGAGGGCGCGGGCGCCGAGAGCGTACGCGACGCGGTGCACGGCTGCGCCTGCGACCGCGTCGGGCACGGCACGCGCATCATCGAGGACCCGTCGCTGCTCGACTACCTCGTGGACCGCCGCACGTGCGTCGAGTGCTGCCTCACGTCCAACGTGCAGACGCACGCGGTCGCGTCCTACGAAGCGCACCCGTTCCGCGCCTACTTCGACCGCGGGCTCAACGTCGTGCTCAACACCGACAACCGGCTGATGAGCGGCACCACGCTCGTCGACGAGTACGCGCACGCGGCGCGGCGGCTCGGCTTCACACTCCCCGAGCTCGCGCGCGTCGCGCGCAACGGCTTCGCGGGCGCGTTCCTGCCCTACGCCGGGCGCGAAGCGTTGCTCGCGCGGCTCGCGCCCGAGTTCGACGCGGTCGTGCGCGAGGGCGCGGGCGCCGCCGCGCTCGAGGCGGGTGTGAGCATGCAGGTGACGGCCTGA
- the pilD gene encoding type 4 prepilin-like proteins leader peptide-processing enzyme, protein MPAGYLPPQTSWPLLLLALVVGLALGSFLNVCIVRWPAEESVVRPPSRCPRCGREVRWYENVPFLSWLALRGRCAGCGLPIGVLYPLVELAVGLMWLGTVWVFGPTVDAVRVAVLLTVLLGIAVTDARAMVIPDGFTVFLLLFGLVGSVVSRTAGAVSLFAQPYEAFLGACAGAGLVAIIGWLGELAFKKEAMGFGDVTMMAAVGASLGPERALMTVLLGAFFGAIASVLVLVPLALLRKRTAVAAGPGGAGDDAESTGSLFGDLPHVPFGVFLAPGAVVALFYGDRIIAWYFTRVLVNT, encoded by the coding sequence TTGCCCGCCGGCTACCTGCCACCTCAGACCTCCTGGCCGCTGCTCCTCCTCGCGCTCGTCGTGGGGCTCGCGCTCGGGTCGTTCCTCAACGTCTGCATCGTCCGCTGGCCGGCGGAGGAGTCGGTCGTCCGCCCCCCGTCGCGCTGCCCGCGCTGCGGGCGCGAGGTGCGATGGTACGAGAACGTCCCCTTCCTGAGCTGGCTCGCCCTGCGCGGGCGCTGCGCGGGGTGTGGGCTGCCGATTGGCGTCCTCTACCCCCTCGTCGAACTCGCCGTCGGGCTGATGTGGCTCGGCACGGTCTGGGTATTCGGGCCGACGGTCGACGCAGTCCGTGTGGCGGTGCTCCTCACCGTCCTGCTCGGGATTGCGGTCACCGACGCGCGGGCGATGGTCATCCCCGACGGGTTCACGGTCTTCCTGCTGCTGTTCGGGCTCGTCGGGTCGGTGGTGAGCCGCACCGCGGGCGCCGTCTCGCTCTTCGCCCAGCCGTACGAAGCGTTCCTCGGCGCGTGTGCGGGCGCGGGGCTCGTCGCGATCATCGGCTGGCTCGGGGAGCTCGCGTTCAAGAAGGAGGCGATGGGCTTCGGAGACGTCACGATGATGGCCGCGGTCGGCGCCTCGCTCGGCCCCGAGCGCGCGCTCATGACGGTGCTGCTCGGCGCCTTCTTCGGCGCGATCGCGTCGGTGCTCGTGCTCGTGCCGCTGGCGCTCCTGCGCAAGCGCACCGCCGTGGCCGCGGGGCCGGGCGGGGCGGGGGACGACGCCGAGTCGACGGGCTCGCTGTTCGGCGATCTCCCCCACGTGCCGTTCGGCGTTTTCCTTGCACCGGGGGCCGTGGTCGCGCTGTTCTACGGCGACCGGATCATCGCCTGGTACTTCACCCGCGTGCTCGTCAACACGTGA